From Synergistota bacterium, one genomic window encodes:
- a CDS encoding glycosyltransferase family 4 protein, which produces MRIAFFTENYFPMISGVSVSIKLFRDALEERGHEVYVFSPSYGKDKNPPDDDKKIIRLPPIPLRIHQTPIVFPLTSWKQFIPSWLNLDIIHAHHPFFLGRIGLFWARALKIPIVYTFHTLYEAYVHYAPLKRELAIAFLKRYVRKYANQVDLVIAPSFSIKRYLMEKGVRKPIEVIPTGIKWKDFQGGDSKRERILLFVGRLGEEKNLLFLLKVLYKVRELDWKALFVGDGPDRVFLSKKVKELGLGDRISFTGMLSQDELKKLYKKAYIFIFSSLTETQGLVVLEAMASGLPVIALKALGVSDFVHSGYTGFLVEDEEEFASKIKLLLSNEELHRRFSIASREWAKLWDISMMASHLIWTYESLKRDFSPPTRLRALQALDFL; this is translated from the coding sequence ATGAGGATAGCCTTCTTCACTGAAAACTACTTTCCCATGATATCTGGTGTTTCTGTTTCTATAAAGCTCTTTAGGGATGCTCTTGAGGAGAGAGGACATGAGGTTTATGTGTTTTCTCCATCCTACGGTAAGGATAAAAATCCTCCTGACGATGATAAGAAGATCATAAGGCTTCCACCTATTCCTTTGAGGATACATCAAACTCCCATAGTCTTTCCCTTAACTTCCTGGAAGCAGTTTATCCCCTCTTGGCTTAATTTAGACATAATTCACGCTCACCACCCCTTCTTCTTAGGAAGGATAGGTTTATTCTGGGCTCGCGCCCTTAAAATACCCATAGTTTACACCTTCCACACCCTTTATGAGGCCTATGTTCACTATGCTCCGCTGAAAAGGGAGCTTGCGATCGCTTTCCTAAAAAGATATGTGAGAAAGTATGCGAACCAGGTTGATCTTGTAATTGCTCCCTCCTTTTCTATCAAGAGGTATCTTATGGAAAAGGGAGTTAGAAAGCCAATAGAGGTTATCCCTACAGGTATTAAATGGAAAGACTTTCAGGGAGGGGACTCAAAGAGGGAAAGGATCCTTCTTTTCGTTGGAAGACTTGGGGAGGAGAAAAACCTTCTATTTCTCTTAAAGGTTCTCTACAAGGTAAGAGAGCTTGACTGGAAAGCGTTGTTTGTTGGCGATGGGCCGGATAGAGTTTTCCTCAGTAAAAAAGTGAAGGAGTTAGGATTAGGGGATAGGATTTCCTTTACAGGGATGCTTTCTCAGGATGAGCTTAAAAAGCTTTATAAAAAGGCCTATATTTTCATATTTTCCTCCTTAACGGAAACACAGGGACTTGTTGTTCTTGAAGCCATGGCCTCTGGTCTTCCCGTTATAGCTCTTAAAGCCTTAGGGGTTTCAGATTTCGTTCACTCTGGGTATACGGGCTTCCTTGTGGAGGATGAGGAAGAGTTCGCTTCTAAAATAAAGCTCCTTCTTAGCAATGAGGAGCTTCACAGGAGATTTTCCATAGCCTCAAGAGAGTGGGCAAAGCTCTGGGATATATCCATGATGGCCTCGCATCTTATCTGGACCTATGAAAGCCTGAAAAGGGATTTTTCTCCCCCAACACGCTTGCGGGCTCTACAAGCTCTTGATTTCCTCTAA
- a CDS encoding methyl-accepting chemotaxis protein, with the protein MALVKKGVESVDVVSEGVSEKAATQRKRARTLAKQQQIAERIASASAQLASGVSEAASAVEELRKSVEQIAAGAEEASGASQECLSAFRQVANLIRKQMQNSEASVSKIEGAQTLIKKVSGLIEVMVKNIVLAAERQSESVNKVSELERQSANIGEIVKTVAKIADQTNLLALNAAIEAARAGKHGKGFAVVADEVRALAETSEKSAKQIQDLISQIQAAVKTVAEGISSSAQSVKEEAKKGKEITLQLEKIVKDMLEIVKGAQDIAAGAHQSDVATQEALKSVESISSAAEEQASAIEEIMRTITEQTQALQGAEQAARELSELADELRSSTDITKSAEEVASAAEELSSTLQEINRSASQISVALEQIRKGAQTQASATEELSSALEQIEKGVQLSRSRAKASLDRIVEIQKLIADNTASVEAVIEGIFKSAEDAK; encoded by the coding sequence TTGGCCCTGGTTAAGAAGGGTGTAGAAAGTGTTGATGTTGTAAGTGAAGGTGTGTCTGAGAAGGCTGCAACTCAAAGAAAAAGAGCAAGAACTTTAGCTAAGCAACAGCAAATAGCGGAGCGAATTGCCTCGGCTAGCGCTCAACTTGCATCTGGAGTTAGTGAAGCAGCCTCTGCTGTTGAGGAGCTTAGAAAGTCGGTAGAGCAAATTGCTGCTGGGGCAGAAGAAGCTTCTGGAGCGTCTCAGGAGTGTTTATCAGCTTTTAGGCAAGTTGCTAATCTAATTAGGAAGCAAATGCAAAACTCTGAAGCATCTGTATCTAAGATAGAGGGTGCTCAGACGCTAATTAAAAAAGTGAGCGGTTTGATTGAGGTCATGGTTAAGAATATAGTTTTAGCTGCAGAGAGACAGTCTGAATCGGTTAACAAAGTTTCTGAGCTTGAGAGACAGTCTGCAAACATTGGTGAGATAGTGAAAACTGTGGCTAAAATAGCTGATCAGACTAACTTACTTGCTTTAAATGCTGCTATTGAGGCAGCTCGTGCTGGCAAGCATGGCAAAGGATTTGCTGTTGTTGCAGATGAAGTGAGAGCTCTTGCCGAGACATCAGAGAAAAGCGCCAAGCAGATACAGGATCTTATTTCTCAAATACAAGCTGCTGTTAAAACGGTTGCTGAAGGTATAAGCTCATCTGCCCAAAGTGTAAAGGAAGAAGCTAAAAAAGGCAAAGAGATAACTCTTCAGCTTGAAAAGATTGTTAAAGATATGTTGGAGATAGTTAAAGGGGCTCAAGATATAGCTGCAGGTGCTCACCAGTCTGATGTAGCGACGCAGGAAGCTTTAAAGAGCGTGGAAAGCATATCTTCTGCGGCGGAAGAGCAGGCTTCTGCAATTGAAGAGATCATGAGGACGATAACTGAGCAAACTCAGGCTTTGCAGGGGGCAGAACAGGCTGCAAGGGAGCTTTCTGAGCTTGCTGATGAGCTGAGAAGCTCAACGGATATTACAAAAAGCGCTGAGGAAGTAGCTTCTGCTGCTGAAGAGCTTTCCTCTACATTGCAAGAAATAAATCGTTCTGCTTCCCAGATCTCGGTTGCGCTTGAGCAGATAAGAAAAGGGGCACAGACCCAGGCTTCTGCAACTGAGGAGTTAAGTTCAGCCTTAGAACAAATAGAAAAGGGAGTTCAGCTTTCTAGAAGCCGTGCAAAAGCTTCCTTGGATAGGATAGTTGAAATTCAGAAACTTATAGCAGATAATACAGCTTCCGTTGAAGCTGTGATTGAGGGGATATTTAAATCTGCAGAGGATGCGAAGG
- a CDS encoding stage 0 sporulation family protein, with product MRLVWVKYSKCRNIELFKINECNPEIGEIWVLESSRGLELGRILSRPLEIDSLDGSEVPVILRKAQEEDLESYRKNLEDEKKAYDIAKVKIAEHNLPMKLVEVEYMLDRKKLFFYFTSEDRIDFRALVRDLAAIFKTRIEMRQIGVRDEVKILGGLGPCGWPVCCLGFLRKFESISIRMAKEQNLVLNPAKISGVCGRLLCCLLYEYPVYKELWNGLPPVGSKVITPDGEKGEIVGINLSDRRLIVEVDGGRFLSFHANELKVKEKGGPPKDELVEEVQGDILLKEDR from the coding sequence GTGAGGTTGGTGTGGGTTAAATATAGTAAGTGTAGGAATATAGAGCTATTTAAGATAAATGAATGTAACCCTGAGATTGGAGAAATTTGGGTCTTGGAAAGCTCAAGGGGTTTAGAGCTTGGCAGAATTTTAAGCCGTCCCCTTGAGATCGACTCTCTGGATGGTAGTGAAGTTCCGGTGATTTTAAGAAAAGCTCAAGAGGAGGACCTTGAGTCTTATAGGAAAAACCTGGAAGACGAGAAAAAGGCTTACGATATAGCAAAGGTAAAGATAGCTGAACATAATCTACCTATGAAGCTTGTTGAAGTTGAGTATATGCTTGATAGGAAGAAGCTATTCTTTTACTTTACCTCTGAGGATAGGATTGACTTTAGAGCTTTAGTAAGGGATCTTGCCGCTATTTTTAAGACTCGCATAGAGATGCGACAGATAGGTGTCAGAGACGAAGTTAAGATTCTTGGGGGTTTGGGTCCGTGTGGTTGGCCCGTATGTTGTTTAGGTTTTCTCCGCAAGTTTGAATCTATATCTATAAGAATGGCTAAAGAGCAGAACCTCGTTCTAAATCCTGCTAAAATTTCAGGGGTCTGTGGTAGGCTTCTTTGTTGTCTGCTTTATGAATATCCTGTTTACAAGGAGCTCTGGAATGGTCTTCCTCCTGTGGGAAGCAAGGTTATAACTCCTGATGGTGAAAAGGGAGAGATAGTTGGTATAAATTTAAGCGATAGGAGGCTTATAGTTGAGGTTGATGGTGGGCGTTTCTTGAGCTTTCATGCTAACGAACTCAAGGTAAAGGAAAAAGGAGGTCCGCCTAAGGATGAGCTGGTGGAAGAAGTTCAAGGCGATATTCTCCTTAAAGAGGATAGATGA
- the ftsY gene encoding signal recognition particle-docking protein FtsY: MSWWKKFKAIFSLKRIDEEFWNSLEESLIEGDVGVDYALNLVEDLKRAKPSSPEGAKELLKTKLRALFSYELPSWLNKPLFKPEVVLFVGVNGSGKTTTLAKLGKFLSERGFSVILAACDTFRAAAIEQLQIWGDRLSLRVVKGEPGSDPGAILYDALSSALSKSADYVLVDTAGRLHTKHNLMEELKKLGRVTQKVLNRPPRGLLVLDATTGQNALRQAEEFSRSVPIDGVILAKYDSMAKGGIVIALRSEFNLPILLVGTGEREGDLETFSSEEFLARLLS; the protein is encoded by the coding sequence ATGAGCTGGTGGAAGAAGTTCAAGGCGATATTCTCCTTAAAGAGGATAGATGAGGAGTTCTGGAATAGTTTGGAGGAGTCTTTGATAGAGGGCGATGTGGGAGTAGATTACGCGTTAAATTTAGTTGAGGACCTTAAGAGGGCTAAGCCCTCCTCCCCTGAAGGGGCTAAGGAGCTTCTTAAGACGAAGCTTAGGGCTCTTTTTTCTTATGAGCTTCCCTCTTGGTTAAATAAGCCTCTTTTTAAGCCTGAGGTAGTGCTTTTCGTGGGAGTCAATGGAAGCGGTAAGACCACCACCTTAGCCAAGTTAGGGAAGTTTCTTTCAGAGAGAGGCTTTTCGGTTATTTTAGCCGCTTGTGACACCTTCAGGGCTGCCGCTATAGAGCAGCTTCAGATATGGGGTGATAGGCTTTCATTAAGGGTGGTTAAGGGTGAGCCTGGTAGCGATCCAGGGGCTATACTTTATGATGCCCTATCTTCTGCCCTAAGCAAAAGTGCTGACTATGTTCTTGTTGATACTGCTGGGCGACTGCACACCAAGCATAATCTAATGGAAGAGCTTAAGAAGCTTGGTAGGGTTACCCAAAAGGTTTTAAACAGACCTCCTAGAGGGTTGCTTGTTCTTGATGCTACAACAGGTCAAAACGCTCTAAGGCAGGCTGAGGAGTTTTCAAGAAGCGTCCCTATAGACGGAGTTATCCTAGCTAAATATGACTCTATGGCTAAGGGAGGAATCGTCATAGCTTTAAGGAGCGAGTTTAATCTTCCTATACTCCTCGTTGGGACCGGTGAAAGGGAGGGAGACCTTGAGACCTTTTCCTCTGAGGAGTTCTTAGCGAGGCTTTTATCATGA
- a CDS encoding peroxiredoxin, whose amino-acid sequence MECGLPLLGEKIAERKVKTTHGVINFPTDYQGKWVVLFSHPADFTPVCTTEFVAFQKRIDEFKKLNCELIGLSIDQVFSHIKWVEWIKEKLGVEITFPIIADDNGDIAKSFGMISPAKGTNTVRAVFIIDPKGILRLVLYYPQEVGRNIDEIIRALKALQTFDNHGVATPANWPNNELIGDKVIIPPATDVKTAQERPKKYECFDWWFCYKKL is encoded by the coding sequence ATGGAGTGTGGTTTACCGCTTTTAGGGGAAAAGATAGCAGAGAGAAAGGTTAAAACTACTCACGGAGTTATTAACTTCCCGACCGATTATCAGGGCAAATGGGTAGTTCTATTTAGCCATCCTGCAGACTTTACACCTGTTTGCACTACAGAGTTTGTGGCATTTCAAAAAAGGATTGATGAGTTTAAGAAGTTAAACTGCGAGCTTATAGGGCTTTCTATCGATCAGGTTTTCTCTCATATTAAATGGGTTGAGTGGATAAAGGAGAAGCTTGGGGTTGAGATTACCTTCCCCATAATAGCTGATGATAATGGAGATATAGCCAAGTCCTTTGGAATGATAAGTCCGGCAAAGGGAACAAATACAGTTAGAGCCGTTTTCATAATAGATCCCAAGGGGATTTTGAGGCTTGTGCTCTATTACCCACAAGAGGTGGGAAGAAACATAGATGAGATAATAAGGGCTCTTAAAGCTCTTCAAACCTTCGACAATCATGGAGTTGCTACACCAGCCAACTGGCCTAATAACGAGCTAATCGGAGATAAGGTGATAATCCCGCCAGCCACGGATGTCAAAACAGCTCAGGAAAGACCGAAGAAGTACGAATGTTTTGACTGGTGGTTCTGCTACAAAAAGCTCTAG
- a CDS encoding MarC family protein, with protein sequence MSDFIDFLVSIFTIVNPLGNLTILLSLTEDLSWEQRKKACIVASVTCGITLFVAQFLGRALLNLFGISIASFELAGGIILVVLIALPLLRGQTPSAKFSPEEQDEAAIEGRIIETGIMPLGIPLLSGPGAFTTVMILAGKQVTFEGHALLAIAIIINAFLSYAIMMSANPIAEALGRLGLRVMSRIMGLFIAVRGTQFIINGIKDALPQIFGG encoded by the coding sequence ATGAGCGATTTTATAGATTTCTTGGTTTCCATATTTACCATAGTGAACCCATTAGGAAATCTAACGATACTTTTAAGCCTGACAGAGGACCTCTCCTGGGAGCAGAGAAAGAAAGCCTGTATAGTTGCCTCGGTTACCTGCGGAATTACGCTTTTTGTAGCTCAGTTTCTGGGGAGGGCCCTGCTTAATTTATTCGGTATTAGCATAGCATCCTTTGAGCTCGCAGGTGGAATAATACTAGTGGTCTTAATAGCCTTACCACTATTAAGAGGCCAAACTCCTAGCGCAAAGTTCTCCCCTGAAGAGCAAGATGAAGCAGCCATAGAGGGAAGGATAATAGAAACAGGAATAATGCCCTTAGGTATACCTTTACTTTCAGGACCCGGTGCCTTCACAACCGTTATGATACTTGCGGGAAAACAGGTTACCTTCGAGGGACATGCGCTTTTGGCTATAGCTATAATAATCAATGCGTTTCTATCTTACGCCATAATGATGTCCGCAAATCCAATTGCAGAGGCCTTAGGAAGATTAGGATTAAGGGTAATGAGCAGAATAATGGGATTATTCATAGCGGTAAGAGGAACACAGTTTATAATAAATGGAATAAAAGATGCTTTACCGCAAATCTTTGGAGGTTAG